One genomic region from Phragmites australis chromosome 1, lpPhrAust1.1, whole genome shotgun sequence encodes:
- the LOC133909855 gene encoding protein TWIN LOV 1 isoform X2: MESSGEADPAGQDQDRRLAASLTARYSDWVLEALDELPGCFLLTDPSLAGHPIVYASRGLATLTGYARREVLGRNARVLQGAATDRAAVAGVREAVRAQRAHQVDILNYRRDGSPHWVLLHLAPVFHAADGRLLHFLAVQVPIAAAARRPPCRAAAAMFAACREEARVDEDFPCASHAGKVFVDMDKRGLGAEEPRVASDSEKEKAMSTANSIFSALNRYSKLTGLVVCGKRCDSVGIQALSSSLNLSLGRIKQSFVLTDPHLPDMPIIYASDAFLSLTGYSREEILGCNCRFLNGPGTSMEVLEEINQHICSEQACTVDQLNYRKDGSSFRDLLHVSPIRDASGKVAFHIWVHLDVGTKHDFNGLTPEVWQLGAVGAVRVAVRGLSASGSLLRPSQ, encoded by the exons ATGGAGAGCTCCGGTGAGGCGGACCCGGCGGGGCAGGACCAGGACCGGCGCCTCGCGGCGTCGCTGACGGCGCGGTACTCGGACTGGGTGCTGGAGGCGCTGGACGAGCTCCCGGGGTGCTTCCTGCTCACCGACCCGTCCCTCGCTGGCCACCCAATCGTCTACGCCTCCCGGGGGCTCGCCACCCTCACCGGCTACGCGCGCCGCGAGGTGCTGGGCCGCAACGCGCGCGTCCTCCAGGGCGCAGCCACCGACCGCGCCGCCGTGGCCGGGGTGCGCGAGGCCGTGCGCGCCCAGCGCGCGCACCAGGTCGACATCCTCAACTACCGCCGCGACGGGTCGCCGCACTGGGTGCTGCTCCACTTGGCCCCCGTCTTCCACGCCGCCGACGGGAGGCTGCTCCACTTCCTCGCTGTGCAGGTGCCCATCGCCGCCGCAGCGCGCAGGCCGCCGTgccgcgccgcggcggcgatgTTCGCCGCGTGCCGCGAGGAGGCGAGGGTGGACGAGGATTTCCCTTGCGCGAGCCACGCTGGGAaggtgtttgtcgatatggataaGAGAG GGCTGGGGGCCGAGGAACCACGTGTAGCTAGTGATAGTGAGAAAGAGAAGGCAATGAGTACGGCTAACAGCATCTTCTCCGCGCTGAACCGCTACAGCAAATTAACTGGTCTTGTGGTCTGCGGGAAGAGATGTGACTCTGTTGGCATCCAAGCACTCAGTTCTTCCTTAAACCTCTCTCTCGGTAGAATCAAACAGAGCTTTGTATT GACTGACCCCCATTTGCCTGACATGCCGATAATCTATGCTAGCGATGCTTTTCTATCACTAACAG GTTACTCGAGAGAAGAAATATTGGGCTGTAACTGCAGATTCTTAAACGGTCCAGGTACCAGCATGGAGGTTTTAGAGGAG ATAAATCAGCATATTTGTTCTGAGCAGGCATGCACAGTGGATCAACTAAATTACAG GAAAGATGGAAGCTCATTCCGTGATCTTCTACATGTATCTCCTATCCGAGATGCATCGGGCAAG GTCGCATTTCATATCTGGGTTCACCTTGATGTGGGCACAAAGCATGATTTTAACGGGTTGACCCCTGAGGTATGGCAGCTTGGTGCCGTTGGTGCGGTGAGAGTTGCAGTCAGAGGCTTATCGGCGTCAGGTAGCCTGTTGAGACCGTCCCAATAG
- the LOC133909855 gene encoding protein TWIN LOV 1 isoform X1 produces MESSGEADPAGQDQDRRLAASLTARYSDWVLEALDELPGCFLLTDPSLAGHPIVYASRGLATLTGYARREVLGRNARVLQGAATDRAAVAGVREAVRAQRAHQVDILNYRRDGSPHWVLLHLAPVFHAADGRLLHFLAVQVPIAAAARRPPCRAAAAMFAACREEARVDEDFPCASHAGKVFVDMDKRGLGAEEPRVASDSEKEKAMSTANSIFSALNRYSKLTGLVVCGKRCDSVGIQALSSSLNLSLGRIKQSFVLTDPHLPDMPIIYASDAFLSLTGYSREEILGCNCRFLNGPGTSMEVLEEINQHICSEQACTVDQLNYRKDGSSFRDLLHVSPIRDASGKVRLHLSQVAFHIWVHLDVGTKHDFNGLTPEVWQLGAVGAVRVAVRGLSASGSLLRPSQ; encoded by the exons ATGGAGAGCTCCGGTGAGGCGGACCCGGCGGGGCAGGACCAGGACCGGCGCCTCGCGGCGTCGCTGACGGCGCGGTACTCGGACTGGGTGCTGGAGGCGCTGGACGAGCTCCCGGGGTGCTTCCTGCTCACCGACCCGTCCCTCGCTGGCCACCCAATCGTCTACGCCTCCCGGGGGCTCGCCACCCTCACCGGCTACGCGCGCCGCGAGGTGCTGGGCCGCAACGCGCGCGTCCTCCAGGGCGCAGCCACCGACCGCGCCGCCGTGGCCGGGGTGCGCGAGGCCGTGCGCGCCCAGCGCGCGCACCAGGTCGACATCCTCAACTACCGCCGCGACGGGTCGCCGCACTGGGTGCTGCTCCACTTGGCCCCCGTCTTCCACGCCGCCGACGGGAGGCTGCTCCACTTCCTCGCTGTGCAGGTGCCCATCGCCGCCGCAGCGCGCAGGCCGCCGTgccgcgccgcggcggcgatgTTCGCCGCGTGCCGCGAGGAGGCGAGGGTGGACGAGGATTTCCCTTGCGCGAGCCACGCTGGGAaggtgtttgtcgatatggataaGAGAG GGCTGGGGGCCGAGGAACCACGTGTAGCTAGTGATAGTGAGAAAGAGAAGGCAATGAGTACGGCTAACAGCATCTTCTCCGCGCTGAACCGCTACAGCAAATTAACTGGTCTTGTGGTCTGCGGGAAGAGATGTGACTCTGTTGGCATCCAAGCACTCAGTTCTTCCTTAAACCTCTCTCTCGGTAGAATCAAACAGAGCTTTGTATT GACTGACCCCCATTTGCCTGACATGCCGATAATCTATGCTAGCGATGCTTTTCTATCACTAACAG GTTACTCGAGAGAAGAAATATTGGGCTGTAACTGCAGATTCTTAAACGGTCCAGGTACCAGCATGGAGGTTTTAGAGGAG ATAAATCAGCATATTTGTTCTGAGCAGGCATGCACAGTGGATCAACTAAATTACAG GAAAGATGGAAGCTCATTCCGTGATCTTCTACATGTATCTCCTATCCGAGATGCATCGGGCAAGGTTCGCTTACATCTTTCTCAG GTCGCATTTCATATCTGGGTTCACCTTGATGTGGGCACAAAGCATGATTTTAACGGGTTGACCCCTGAGGTATGGCAGCTTGGTGCCGTTGGTGCGGTGAGAGTTGCAGTCAGAGGCTTATCGGCGTCAGGTAGCCTGTTGAGACCGTCCCAATAG